One segment of Paenibacillus sp. FSL R7-0337 DNA contains the following:
- a CDS encoding AraC family transcriptional regulator, producing MKRTPMILQLALILFCIMAIPTAVLTWYSGSQIIQNSEAAIGESTLAGLNANRRLNENALANLAQDTSRLAATNIFDRIRSFETYDEINANYNNVSLALSVTKELLNLNRRVDGVYSSFFVLEDSDYVFSTDSSITTLARYEPIGWITEALKGRRGISGVWVPRKLASGENVVSYVYPLNRLSTTTRGVIVVNMKESQIGKYLHATEVGDSNYLLLDAAGTVISFNDRSMLLSDSHKLPFLQEILNQEASEGYTFRKLEGKRTVYAWSRSSLSGWWNVSWSSMDELMTKSREMQGNIILLTGAIIVLGTLLAIFLATWLSRPLRQLVQTIRSKIDVGVVNKNELAFLDLAFKRMQEEEESLFQLLQEREQDTRSLAVHRLLRGEIPPRITEVFPHACYRVAVVSIDQYRRYVGHTNGETRSYHWYLLSAKYESVFPEGLVARCVYHNEGCTVIVLNFAPEEGEAHSTLIHQALEEIRDQSLELLEHSVTIGVSEMTDAPERVALRLFEALEVIKRRMIKGAGSIMYWHDEEDNSRKYVDSESSERRILNFLDAGDLAGIFKELQSIRSQISAEDNISYDNIMFIYHQLMGATIKHLRENHLGTGRMIMGRGNVYSILAAMDTLDELEEYLYDFYCEIVQSLDRSAHETNYAQRIMEYLKQHYREEIVFENMAKQIGISYSYMRKLVYEQTGSSMIDFVNQLRIEQAKELLLDSGLTIKQIAAEVGYANVQSFNRFFRKYEGMPPSGYKSAKSKSS from the coding sequence ATGAAAAGAACACCGATGATCCTGCAGCTGGCGTTGATTCTATTCTGCATTATGGCTATTCCTACAGCAGTCCTGACCTGGTACAGCGGGTCACAGATTATACAGAACTCTGAAGCAGCTATCGGGGAATCCACGCTGGCCGGGCTTAATGCTAACCGCAGGCTGAACGAGAACGCGCTGGCCAATCTGGCCCAGGATACGTCACGTCTGGCGGCAACAAATATTTTTGACCGCATCCGCAGCTTCGAAACCTACGATGAAATTAACGCCAACTATAACAATGTAAGTCTGGCGCTGTCCGTGACCAAGGAACTGCTTAACCTTAACCGCCGGGTGGACGGTGTGTACTCTTCATTCTTTGTCCTGGAGGATTCGGATTATGTCTTCTCTACAGACAGCAGCATCACGACGCTTGCCCGCTATGAGCCTATCGGATGGATCACAGAAGCGCTTAAGGGACGCAGGGGGATCAGCGGGGTATGGGTGCCCCGTAAGCTTGCGTCGGGCGAGAACGTGGTATCTTATGTGTACCCGCTCAACCGCTTGTCCACCACCACCCGGGGAGTAATCGTCGTCAATATGAAGGAGAGCCAGATCGGCAAATATCTGCATGCTACCGAGGTGGGGGACAGCAACTACCTGCTGCTGGACGCTGCGGGTACGGTGATCTCCTTCAACGACCGGTCCATGCTGCTCTCCGACAGCCATAAACTGCCATTCTTACAGGAGATTCTGAATCAGGAAGCCAGTGAAGGCTACACCTTCCGCAAGCTGGAGGGCAAACGGACGGTGTATGCCTGGAGCCGATCCTCCTTGTCCGGGTGGTGGAATGTAAGCTGGAGCTCCATGGATGAGCTGATGACCAAATCCAGAGAGATGCAGGGGAATATTATTCTGCTGACGGGGGCGATCATTGTACTGGGGACGCTGCTGGCCATCTTCCTGGCCACCTGGCTGTCCAGGCCCCTGAGGCAACTGGTGCAGACGATACGCTCGAAGATTGATGTGGGCGTAGTGAACAAGAATGAGCTGGCCTTCCTGGATTTGGCTTTCAAACGGATGCAGGAGGAGGAAGAGAGTCTGTTCCAGCTGCTTCAGGAGCGTGAACAGGATACCCGCAGTCTGGCCGTACACCGTCTGCTGCGCGGTGAGATTCCGCCGCGGATCACGGAGGTTTTTCCGCATGCCTGTTACAGAGTGGCAGTGGTCTCCATCGACCAATATAGAAGATACGTGGGACATACCAATGGCGAGACGCGCAGCTATCACTGGTATTTGCTGAGTGCCAAGTATGAGAGTGTTTTCCCTGAGGGGCTGGTAGCCCGCTGTGTCTACCATAATGAGGGCTGTACAGTGATTGTACTGAACTTTGCCCCGGAGGAAGGGGAGGCGCATAGTACTCTGATTCATCAGGCTCTGGAGGAGATCCGCGACCAGTCTCTTGAACTGCTGGAGCATTCGGTCACGATTGGGGTAAGTGAGATGACGGATGCTCCCGAGCGGGTGGCACTGCGGCTGTTCGAAGCGCTGGAGGTGATCAAGCGCAGGATGATCAAGGGGGCCGGAAGCATCATGTACTGGCATGACGAGGAGGATAACAGCCGCAAGTATGTTGACTCTGAGAGCAGTGAGCGGCGAATCCTGAATTTCCTGGATGCCGGCGACCTGGCGGGAATCTTCAAGGAGCTGCAGAGCATCCGCAGCCAGATCTCCGCAGAGGACAATATCTCCTACGATAATATTATGTTCATCTATCATCAGCTGATGGGCGCGACGATCAAGCATCTGCGCGAGAATCACCTCGGGACCGGACGGATGATTATGGGCCGGGGCAACGTATATTCGATTCTCGCCGCCATGGATACGCTGGATGAGCTGGAGGAGTACCTGTATGATTTTTACTGTGAGATTGTACAGAGCTTGGACCGCAGCGCCCATGAGACCAATTATGCGCAGCGGATCATGGAGTATCTGAAGCAGCACTACCGGGAAGAGATCGTCTTCGAGAACATGGCCAAGCAGATAGGCATCAGCTACTCCTATATGCGCAAGCTTGTATATGAACAGACCGGCAGCAGCATGATTGACTTCGTCAACCAGCTAAGGATCGAGCAGGCCAAGGAGCTGCTGCTGGATTCCGGGCTAACGATCAAGCAGATTGCCGCTGAGGTCGGTTACGCCAATGTGCAGAGCTTCAACCGCTTTTTCCGCAAGTATGAAGGCATGCCGCCAAGCGGCTACAAGTCAGCGAAGAGCAAGAGCTCTTAG
- a CDS encoding TrkA family potassium uptake protein — MKPQQFVVIGLGRFGSSLALELMSMGYEVLGIDPQEERVEAMTGQLTHAVMADATDEGIMRSLGVRNFDCGIVAIGDNMERSILAAILLKELGVKQVVGKAISILHGRALSKLGVDRVIFPERDMGIRVAHQLVTPNLLDYIEISKDYKVVELTVPACMNGKSLSELNTRAKYGCSIIALNREDGIIVAPTAHDHVHQGDIMVVIGSNDSIEEFEDEAVNVE; from the coding sequence ATGAAACCACAGCAGTTTGTTGTAATCGGCCTGGGCCGCTTCGGTTCAAGTCTGGCGCTGGAGCTGATGTCCATGGGCTACGAGGTCCTCGGGATCGACCCCCAGGAGGAGAGGGTAGAGGCTATGACCGGGCAACTGACCCATGCAGTCATGGCGGATGCTACGGATGAAGGGATTATGCGCTCACTCGGAGTGCGTAATTTCGACTGCGGCATTGTGGCGATCGGGGATAATATGGAGCGGAGTATTCTAGCAGCGATTCTGCTCAAAGAGTTGGGCGTCAAGCAGGTGGTCGGCAAAGCCATCTCCATTCTGCACGGCCGCGCGCTGTCGAAGCTGGGGGTGGACCGGGTGATTTTCCCGGAGCGGGATATGGGTATCCGCGTGGCTCATCAGCTGGTGACGCCGAATCTGCTTGATTATATCGAGATATCCAAGGATTACAAGGTTGTTGAGCTGACGGTACCTGCCTGCATGAACGGTAAAAGCCTCTCCGAGCTGAACACCCGCGCCAAATACGGCTGCAGCATCATTGCCCTGAACCGCGAGGATGGCATCATTGTTGCCCCGACCGCGCATGATCATGTGCATCAGGGGGACATCATGGTGGTGATCGGCTCCAACGACAGTATCGAGGAGTTCGAGGATGAAGCGGTGAATGTGGAGTAA
- a CDS encoding TrkH family potassium uptake protein, with amino-acid sequence MAPPSSKITGFRFLKLAPPQILVLSFAAVILIGTLLLMLPVSSVPGQPLSFMDALFTATSAACVTGLAVVDTGTHLTGFGQAVILVLIQIGGLGFMTMATLFALVFRRRISLRDRLILQEAMNQSSMEGIVRLIRKVLLYSLVIEAAGALLLSIRWAVDMPLGRAVYYGVFHAVSMFNNAGFDLFGGHDHSLISYVGDPVINLVVMFLIISGGIGFIVISDLADFRRTRRLSLHSKVVLSMTAGLVVTGMVVIFIFEFTNSRTLGPLNLGSKLWASLFQSVAPRTAGANTLDITGLRQATQFFIVILMFIGASPGSTGGGIKTTTFTLMLGAVISMLRGREDIVLFRYRLAQERVFKALTITLLALLLIVTVSMMLSTTEGLPYLMILFETISAFANVGLSLGLTPELTQVGKILICLTMFAGRLGLLTLAYALGPRQGKPLYKYPEGKMIIG; translated from the coding sequence TTGGCGCCACCGTCTTCCAAGATCACCGGCTTCCGATTCCTGAAGCTGGCTCCTCCGCAAATCCTGGTGCTGAGCTTCGCTGCGGTCATCCTCATCGGCACGTTGCTGCTTATGCTTCCGGTATCCAGCGTACCCGGTCAGCCGCTCAGCTTCATGGATGCGCTGTTCACGGCCACCTCCGCGGCCTGTGTGACCGGTCTGGCTGTAGTGGATACCGGGACCCATCTTACCGGCTTCGGACAAGCGGTTATTCTGGTGCTGATCCAGATCGGCGGGCTCGGGTTCATGACCATGGCCACGCTGTTTGCCCTGGTGTTCAGGCGCAGAATCTCACTGCGTGACCGGCTGATTCTTCAGGAAGCCATGAATCAGAGCTCGATGGAAGGGATTGTGCGGCTGATCCGCAAGGTGCTGCTCTATTCCCTGGTCATTGAAGCTGCGGGAGCACTTCTCCTGTCTATCCGCTGGGCGGTAGATATGCCGTTAGGCCGCGCGGTCTACTACGGGGTATTCCACGCGGTGTCGATGTTTAATAACGCCGGATTCGATCTGTTCGGCGGGCATGATCACAGCTTAATCAGCTATGTCGGAGACCCTGTCATTAACCTGGTCGTTATGTTCCTGATCATCTCCGGGGGAATCGGCTTCATCGTAATCTCCGATCTGGCCGACTTCCGCCGCACCCGGCGGCTGTCGCTGCACAGCAAGGTGGTGCTGTCGATGACAGCCGGACTGGTTGTGACCGGAATGGTGGTCATCTTCATCTTCGAGTTCACCAATTCCCGGACCCTGGGACCGCTGAATCTCGGGAGCAAGCTGTGGGCCTCCCTGTTCCAATCCGTGGCACCGCGTACGGCAGGAGCCAATACGCTGGATATCACGGGCCTGCGTCAGGCCACGCAGTTCTTCATCGTGATCCTGATGTTCATCGGGGCATCCCCGGGCTCTACCGGCGGCGGCATCAAGACCACTACCTTCACGCTGATGCTTGGAGCTGTTATCTCCATGCTGCGCGGCCGCGAAGACATCGTGCTCTTCCGTTACCGGCTGGCTCAGGAGCGCGTGTTCAAGGCACTGACCATTACGCTGTTAGCACTGCTGCTGATCGTTACGGTCTCCATGATGCTCTCGACTACAGAGGGGCTGCCGTATCTGATGATTCTGTTCGAGACGATCTCGGCGTTTGCCAATGTCGGACTAAGTCTGGGCTTGACCCCGGAGCTGACGCAGGTCGGCAAGATCCTGATCTGCCTGACCATGTTCGCCGGACGACTGGGGCTGCTGACGCTGGCGTATGCGCTCGGCCCGAGACAGGGTAAACCATTATATAAATATCCGGAAGGCAAAATGATAATTGGATAG
- a CDS encoding GntR family transcriptional regulator translates to MDSTFELLPEHFLINPSLPIYEQFVGAIRERIVSGIIPPGSRLPSVRDLAAGRGVNPTTAARTYQELERMGLIVTYRGQGTFVTREESVIKDARKAIIRQAVQQFKDTAAALGLTAEQMLQFDKED, encoded by the coding sequence GTGGATTCTACCTTTGAGCTATTACCGGAGCACTTCCTGATTAATCCGTCACTTCCGATCTATGAACAGTTTGTTGGCGCTATCCGGGAGCGGATTGTTAGCGGCATCATTCCACCGGGATCACGTCTACCCTCTGTCAGGGACCTGGCAGCCGGCAGAGGTGTCAATCCCACTACTGCCGCCCGGACGTACCAGGAGCTGGAGCGGATGGGGCTGATTGTAACCTACCGTGGTCAGGGAACCTTTGTCACCCGGGAAGAAAGTGTCATTAAGGATGCACGTAAAGCAATCATCCGCCAGGCTGTACAGCAGTTCAAGGACACTGCCGCTGCGCTTGGTCTTACTGCCGAGCAAATGCTGCAATTCGATAAGGAGGATTGA
- a CDS encoding ABC transporter ATP-binding protein — protein MTMNRSVIETPALPAAVECKDLRFEIKNRVILDGISFHIPQGSITGLLGPNGAGKSSLLRIISGLIPAGSGTVSINGRPAGVERLGELSMLPDRSSLPGWLTVQEWLGFAAGIYPDWDSGKAAELLLSLSVTPDSLISTMSRGEEARLQLLTCLSRQAALIILDEPFTGVDLISREVIASAVVGEMAGGCRTFLIATHDIREMELLFDRLILIGGGRIQGIDDVDQLRDSGYSVESRYREVFA, from the coding sequence ATGACTATGAATAGATCGGTAATAGAAACGCCCGCCCTTCCCGCTGCAGTTGAGTGCAAGGATTTACGGTTCGAGATTAAAAACCGGGTGATCCTGGACGGCATCAGCTTCCACATTCCCCAGGGCAGCATCACCGGCCTGCTTGGACCGAACGGTGCAGGCAAGTCCTCCCTGCTGCGGATTATATCCGGTCTGATCCCCGCAGGGTCCGGCACGGTCAGCATTAACGGAAGACCCGCTGGTGTTGAGCGGCTCGGAGAGCTCTCCATGCTTCCTGACCGCAGCAGTCTGCCCGGCTGGCTGACCGTGCAGGAATGGCTGGGCTTCGCCGCAGGCATCTACCCGGACTGGGACAGCGGCAAGGCCGCAGAGCTGCTGCTTAGCCTATCCGTCACACCGGACTCGCTAATCTCCACCATGTCCCGCGGCGAGGAAGCCCGCCTGCAGCTCTTAACCTGCCTCTCTCGTCAGGCAGCGCTAATTATTCTGGATGAGCCGTTCACCGGTGTGGATCTGATCTCCAGAGAAGTGATTGCCTCTGCTGTGGTAGGGGAGATGGCAGGCGGCTGCCGGACCTTCCTGATTGCCACCCATGATATCCGGGAAATGGAGCTGCTCTTTGACCGGCTGATTCTGATCGGCGGCGGTCGGATTCAGGGAATTGATGATGTCGATCAACTGCGTGACTCCGGCTATTCTGTGGAGTCACGCTACCGGGAAGTGTTCGCATGA